A stretch of Arachis hypogaea cultivar Tifrunner chromosome 15, arahy.Tifrunner.gnm2.J5K5, whole genome shotgun sequence DNA encodes these proteins:
- the LOC112750772 gene encoding uncharacterized protein, translating into MALSFNPLRKGLQYRFLSYFYDYSLCCVDLNLCSSSLPAKSSVPGFGAQGQGKRENHSFRFPGELRVTANDDGQNFNFGSLDTLSDDEEEEDGDGAGKGSSDGDDEGLEFMSSSNSNDNHAYGESIGRVEIDEHEFRHPLVKEVCRLITYRSAWNPRLEGYLRYLLRRLKPPHVCAVLRSQEDERVALNFFYWADRQWRYKHDAIVYYTLLDVLSKTKLCQGAKRILKLMMRRGIKCSSEAFGYVMVSYSRAGMLRHAMQVLTVMQKAGVEPNLSVCNIAIYVLVKGSKLEKALRFLNRMELVGIKPNVVTYNCLIKGYCDLNRVEDALELIAEMPSKGCSPDKISYYTAMTFLCKEKRIEEVKLLMEKMVVNSELIPDQVTYDTLIHALSKHGHADDALAYLREAEDKGFHIDKVGYSAVVNSFSKKGKIDETKSLVNEMYSKGCIPDVVTYTAIIDGFCRIGKIDEAKKMLQQMYKHGWKPNTVSYTALLNGLCHNGKSLEAREMLNVSEEHWWTPNAISYSVVMHGFRREGNLSAACDLVREMVGKGFFPTPVEINLLIQSLCQNQEVVEAKRFLEECLNKGCAINVVNFTTVIHGFGQIGDLEAALSVLEDMYLINKHPDVVTFTTLFDALGRTGRLDEAAELITKMLCKGLDPTPVTYRTVIHHYCKWEQVDDMLKLLEKMLVRKPLKTLYNQVIEKLCAFGKPEEAEKLLGKVLRTASNLDANTCHVLIESYLTKGLPLSANRVASRMFSRNLVPDLKLCQKVSKKLMSDGKLVEADNLMLQLVERGIQQNETNL; encoded by the coding sequence ATGGCACTGAGCTTCAATCCATTGCGAAAGGGTTTACAATATAGATTCTTGAGCTATTTCTATGATTATTCTTTATGTTGTGTTGATCTGAATCTGTGCTCTTCATCATTGCCTGCAAAAAGTTCTGTTCCTGGTTTTGGGGCTCAAGGTCAGGGTAAACGTGAAAATCATAGTTTTAGGTTTCCAGGGGAATTGCGTGTTACTGCCAATGATGATGGTCAGAACTTCAATTTTGGTAGTCTTGATACACTGAGTgatgatgaagaggaagaagatggtgatggtgCTGGAAAAGGTTCTagtgatggtgatgatgaggGTCTTGAGTTTATGAGCTCCTCTAATAGCAATGATAATCATGCTTATGGAGAGAGTATTGGTAGAGTTGAAATTGATGAACATGAATTCAGGCACCCTTTGGTTAAGGAAGTTTGTAGGTTGATTACTTATAGGTCAGCTTGGAACCCTAGACTTGAAGGATATTTGAGGTACTTATTGAGAAGATTGAAGCCGCCACATGTTTGTGCTGTCTTACGCTCTCAAGAAGATGAACGAGTTGCTTTGAATTTCTTCTATTGGGCTGATCGGCAGTGGCGCTACAAACACGATGCTATTGTCTACTATACATTGTTAGATGTGCTTAGCAAGACTAAATTGTGCCAGGGTGCTAAGCGGATTCTTAAGCTTATGATGCGCCGTGGAATCAAATGTTCCTCTGAAGCTTTTGGCTATGTGATGGTGTCTTATAGTCGAGCAGGCATGTTGAGGCATGCCATGCAAGTTTTGACCGTGATGcagaaagctggagttgaaccTAATTTATCTGTATGTAACATTGCTATCTATGTTTTAGTTAAGGGCAGCAAATTGGAGAAGGCACTGAGATTCTTGAATCGAATGGAGCTGGTTGGAATCAAACCTAATGTTGTCACTTATAACTGCTTGATCAAGGGTTACTGTGATCTGAATCGGGTTGAAGATGCATTGGAGCTTATTGCGGAAATGCCCTCCAAGGGATGTTCCCCTGACAAGATTAGTTATTATACTGCGATGACTTTCCTCTGCAAGGAGAAAAGAATTGAAGAAGTGAAGCTGTTGATGGAGAAAATGGTGGTGAATAGTGAATTAATTCCAGATCAGGTTACATATGATACGCTTATTCACGCGCTATCCAAGCATGGACATGCAGATGATGCTTTGGCTTACTTAAGAGAAGCAGAAGACAAGGGCTTCCACATTGATAAGGTTGGGTATAGTGCAGTAGTTAACTCCTTTAGTAAGAAGGGCAAAATAGATGAGACAAAGAGTTTAGTGAACGAGATGTACTCGAAGGGTTGTATTCCTGATGTTGTGACATATACTGCTATTATTGATGGATTTTGTCGCATAGGGAAGATAGATGAAGCGAAAAAGATGCTGCAGCAGATGTACAAACATGGGTGGAAGCCAAATACCGTTTCATACACAGCTTTGTTAAATGGCCTGTGCCACAATGGGAAATCGTTAGAAGCAAGGGAGATGCTGAATGTAAGTGAGGAGCATTGGTGGACGCCAAATGCCATAAGTTATAGTGTTGTGATGCATGGTTTCCGTAGGGAAGGAAACTTGTCCGCAGCTTGTGATTTGGTTAGGGAAATGGTTGGAAAGGGATTTTTTCCAACTCCAGTTGAAATTAACCTGCTAATACAGTCCCTGTGTCAAAATCAGGAAGTGGTTGAAGCTAAAAGATTTTTAGAAGAATGCCTGAATAAGGGTTGTGCCATCAATGTAGTAAACTTTACTACTGTAATTCACGGTTTTGGTCAGATTGGTGACTTGGAAGCTGCTCTATCAGTGCTAGAAGACATGTACTTAATCAACAAACATCCTGATGTTGTCACATTTACAACATTGTTTGATGCATTGGGGAGGACAGGTAGATTGGACGAGGCTGCTGAGTTAATAACGAAGATGCTGTGCAAAGGTTTGGATCCTACTCCGGTAACATATAGGACAGTCATCCACCATTACTGTAAATGGGAGCAAGTGGATGATATGTTGAAACTATTGGAAAAAATGCTTGTTAGGAAGCCATTAAAAACATTATACAATCAAGTAATTGAGAAGCTTTGTGCTTTTGGGAAACCCGAGGAGGCTGAGAAACTTCTAGGAAAGGTTTTGAGAACAGcatcaaaccttgatgctaaTACATGCCATGTTCTCATTGAAAGCTATCTGACTAAAGGGCTTCCTCTATCAGCAAATCGAGTGGCTTCTAGAATGTTCAGCCGTAATTTGGTTCCTGATTTGAAGTTGTGTCAGAAAGTGAGCAAGAAACTAATGTCGGATGGAAAGTTGGTCGAGGCTGATAACCTTATGTTGCAACTTGTCGAGCGTGGAATACAACAAAATGAGACGAATTTGTGA